A stretch of DNA from Cygnus atratus isolate AKBS03 ecotype Queensland, Australia chromosome 6, CAtr_DNAZoo_HiC_assembly, whole genome shotgun sequence:
CTCTCATGGTGAAAAGCATTCAAGTGATTTAAATCTGAATTCCTGTCCCCAGCCGACAGCTTTCAAATCATTTGAGCTCATGAGAAAATGCTGccccccctgctgctgctgcacttcaGTAGGATTCAGGTGCCAGGGTCCTGCTGCACGTGCTGGCAGCAATTCTCCGCCTGCCCAGCCCGCTCTCAGGGCATCACCCTGCGCCTCTGCCTGCCAGGTCCCTCCAGCAGGCAGGGACTTTGGTCCCTTGTAGGACCCCCGCTCTGGGTTTGAGGCCAGCAGGTCGGTCTCGGTGCCAGGGCTTGCAGTGCTGGCAGCCCAAGGCCTTGTGTCTCAGGTGGGAGCGCAAAGGGGTGGAAGCCGACAGCCTTCCCTAAGCCGTGGTTATCAGGGGTCACTGCTAATTCAAGCAGCGCCTGAGCTAGCACGGCCTCCAGCTGGGGTGAGTGAcaggctgcctgccagcaccaggagccCCGAGTCACCTCCCTCCTGGCAGCCTGGGACTTGGCAGCAGCGCAGGCAAAAccgggatttgctgctccaagCAAGAGGGGTCGAGGGCTGGGGCCGGCTCGCgggtcctgcagcagagccgtGGTTCCAGCCCGGCTTGGGTACAGCGAGGTCGCTGCTTCTGGCTTTGTCCCTGCCCGCAGCCTGAGCTGAAAAGTTCTTTGCAGATGTCTGCTGGGTTCTCCAACAAGGGCAAGAGCAACAGCTGGTCTTTGCCAAGGAAGCTCGCTCAGCCCTTCCctaaagtgttttaaaagtcATGGTATCCTTCACAAAAGTAGTTGGTAAACTGTGAATGCTGACAATACAGCAGGGAAAGAACCAAAAGCAGAAGTATTTACCACCTTCTTATTCTCTGTTCCTACCAGAAACCACTGCATCCCAGCTGGAAATGCACCAGTGAGTGAAAGGGGCGTCCGTGAGGACAcgcgctgccagcccctgcccctgtcctTCAGGCTGGAGCCATGAGCAGGGCCGGGCCAGGCTTCCGAGCAGACCTGTCTGGCATGGTGGAGCTTCATATAACCGCCTCTGCACAGGGATTAAAGGTAAAGCAATTTCCTAATAATTTTTAGAGTTTATTAACAATGGCAGAAAGGTCTTAGGGGTgagaaacactttttcttttgtctccagGATTTGGCACGGTAGGTTTCGTGCAGGCGCAGCTTCTGTCACTAATGATGCTGTATGCACGTACAGCACTGTACTCTCGCACCACACTGTAGAGATGAATAACAAGCCTATCAACTGTACTTGCACTTACACCATATTTAATCCTGTTCTGGTTGCTCTGCTACATATTCataaaaccaaaaaggaaacagaagcacagagcaagCCAACAGATGTCTACCTGTCTCTTAATTGGATTTTATGTGTCCCCAGTGTAGCAAATGCAGCATTATTTACAGCCAGGCTCTGAGAATTAGATACATCTGGAGGAGAGGCAAAACCTCAACCAGGCTACAAGAGCTGGTAGATTAACTGAAATGAAGAGCTGCcccattttccccttcttcttatctgctcccttcccccctACGTACCTGTTCCTCATTGTGTGTCAAATCAAACCAAGATATTGCCCAAGGGAATGGttctagaaatgaaaaataccagcaaaaatgagaatttctgcTCTTGCAGAGCTTCATCAGCATTTTCTAATTGTACAGCAATGATGATAATAAAAAGGCTGccctctgctctcagctgtaATTTGGATAATCAACTGAAAGCCATAATGAAACTGTCTGTGATTgctttctgctgggctgctAGTTCACAGAAACTCATTGTCGAGGAGAATTAAAAGTTATGACTCCTGCTACAGGGATATGCTATTGTGTTTCAGAGGAGCACGTGACTGGTAATGCTGTGCCGTACAGCTTCAGCGCTGGCAAAACTTGCAGCGTAAAGCGAAGTGGTACGGGGACTCACCACAGctttggtttgccttttttaaaaataaagttgttcaGCTTCAAGGTTGCCAGTGCCAAATGCTGCACACGCCGAGGCTGGGTGCACGTGTAGACACGGAGTGTTTCGGAGGCGGCAGTGAGGTGCGCGGCCTTAAAGTCGCTGAGGGCCTTGGCGCTGTGCCGGCCGGCAGCCACACCGCGTCCTGCCCGCGGGACGAGCGGCCGGGGAGAAGCCGCCCGGtgggggctgccctgccccgctgcctccgccgcccgccgcccgccgcccgccgcccggcccgaGCAGCACCGGCCGCCCCGCGGGCTGGGCtcgggcggcggggccggggcccgccggggggcgctgccgcggcggggcggcggcggcggcggcggcggcggggccgggggcggcccggggagcccggcggggcgggccggggcggggccggggcggggccggcggcgcggcgcggcgcgggggcTCGCGGCCGCCCCAGAGCGcaggtggcggcggcggcggcggcggcggtcCCGGTCTCGGTCCCGCggggccccgctcccggccccgctctcggcgcggcggcggcggcaggggcAGGCGCCCGGGGCATGCGGCGGCGGTAGGGCGCGGGGCGGCGATGGGCGGCCGGGCTCTGCCGGcgccgctgctgctggggctgccgctgctgctggggctgccggcggcggggcgcgccGCTTCCAAGGGGCTGGTGTGCCAGGAGATCACGGTGCCGATGTGCAAGGGCATCGGCTACAACCTCACCTACATGCCCAACCAGTTCAACCACGACACGCAGGACGAGGCCGGGCTGGAGGTGCACCAGTTCTGGCCGCTGGTGGAGATCCAGTGCTCCCCGGACCTGCgcttcttcctctgcagcatgTACACCCCCATCTGCCTGCCTGACTACACCAAGCCGCTGCCCCCCTGCCGCTCCGTCTGCGAGCGGGCCAAGGCCGGCTGCTCGCCCATCATGCAGCAGTACGGCTTTGCCTGGCCCGAGAGGATGAGCTGCGACAGCCTGCCGGTGCTGGGGGACACCGAGGTGCTCTGCATGGGCTACAACCACACGGAGGCCACCACCTTGCCGCCTTTCTTCGGGAAGCCCACGCGCCCGGCCAAAGACACAGCCAAAAACCTGACGCCGCTCAGTGGGCAGCGCCCCGCGGGGACGGAGTGTGGGCAGACTTGCAAGTGCAAAGCGCCGCTGATCCCCATCTCCAAGGAGTCCCATCCGCTGTACAACCGTGTAAGGACCGGGCAGGTGGCCAACTGCGCCATGCCCTGCTACCAGCCCTACTTCACCCAGGATGAGAAGACCTTCGCCACCTTCTGGATTGGCCTCTGGTCCATCCTCTGCTTCCTGTCCACCTCCACCACCGTGGCCACCTTCCTCATTGACATGGAGCGTTTCAAGTACCCCGAGCGCCCCATCATCTTCCTCTCTGCGTGCTACCTCTTTGTCTCTGTGGGCTACATCGTGCGGCTGGTGGCAGGGCATGCCAACGTGGCTTGCAATCCTGAGCACCACCACATCCACTACGAGACCACAGGCCCCGCGCTCTGCACTGTGGTCTTCCTTCTCCTCTACTTCTTTGGCATGGCCAGCTCCATCTGGTGGGTCATCCTGTCCCTCACCTGGTTCCTGGCTGCCGGCATGAAGTGGGGCAACGAGGCCATCGCTAGCTACGCGCAGTACTTCCACCTGGCCGCCTGGCTCATCCCCAGCGCCAAGTCCATAGCTGTGCTGGCACTCAGCTCTGTGGATGGTGATCCAGTGGCTGGGGTTTGCTATGTGGGCAACCAGAGCCTGGAGAACCTGCGGGGCTTCGTGCTGGCGCCACTGGTGGTTTATCTGTTCACTGGCAGCCTCTTCCTGCTAGCCGGCTTCGTCTCGCTGTTCCGCATCCGCAGCGTGATCAAGCAGGGTGGCACCAAGACCGACAAGCTGGAGAAGCTGATGATCCGCATTGGCATCTTCACTGTACTCTACACCGTGCCTGCCACCATCGTCATCGCCTGCTACATCTATGAGCAGCACAACCGGGAGGCGTGGGAGCAGGCACAGAACTGCTCCTGCCCAGGGGACCCCCACCGCCCCAAGCCCGACTACGCTGTCTTCATGCTCAAGTACTTCATGTGCCTTGTGGTGGGCATCACCTCTGGCGTCTGGATCTGGTCTGGCAAAACGCTCGACTCTTGGAGGCGCTTCACAGCCCGCTGCTGCCGGCCCAGGAAGCCCGCGGGTGCTGCTGCATACGGCGAGGCCAGCCCGGCGCTGGCAGGCAGGACGGTGCTGCCCAGCATGGCCTCCTACCACAAGCAGGTCCCACTGTCCCATGTGTGACCGGAGGGAGCCTC
This window harbors:
- the FZD5 gene encoding frizzled-5, with the protein product MGGRALPAPLLLGLPLLLGLPAAGRAASKGLVCQEITVPMCKGIGYNLTYMPNQFNHDTQDEAGLEVHQFWPLVEIQCSPDLRFFLCSMYTPICLPDYTKPLPPCRSVCERAKAGCSPIMQQYGFAWPERMSCDSLPVLGDTEVLCMGYNHTEATTLPPFFGKPTRPAKDTAKNLTPLSGQRPAGTECGQTCKCKAPLIPISKESHPLYNRVRTGQVANCAMPCYQPYFTQDEKTFATFWIGLWSILCFLSTSTTVATFLIDMERFKYPERPIIFLSACYLFVSVGYIVRLVAGHANVACNPEHHHIHYETTGPALCTVVFLLLYFFGMASSIWWVILSLTWFLAAGMKWGNEAIASYAQYFHLAAWLIPSAKSIAVLALSSVDGDPVAGVCYVGNQSLENLRGFVLAPLVVYLFTGSLFLLAGFVSLFRIRSVIKQGGTKTDKLEKLMIRIGIFTVLYTVPATIVIACYIYEQHNREAWEQAQNCSCPGDPHRPKPDYAVFMLKYFMCLVVGITSGVWIWSGKTLDSWRRFTARCCRPRKPAGAAAYGEASPALAGRTVLPSMASYHKQVPLSHV